DNA sequence from the Rattus rattus isolate New Zealand chromosome 2, Rrattus_CSIRO_v1, whole genome shotgun sequence genome:
GCCAGTCTCGCGGAGAGGTGGCACCCAACGAACGAACGCTCCAGTAATTTGCCCAGGCTCGAGACCAGAACTGGATTTTAACTGCCCGTATCCGGCGGTGTCCGGAGCCGGGTGGCCGAGCTGCAGTCCAGGAGAAGGCGCGAATGTAGGCAAAGGTGAGGAACCGGATCTGAGTGAGGCCAAACCTGGACAGGAGAAGTCTAAAATGGAGAGAATGCCTACAGAATCCTAGGGATGAGGGGCAGGTGGGCGGGGCAGGACCCTTATCGAGGGCGGAGCCTGGGAAGAGGCCGCCAAGAGGTGATTGTGGAATCTGAAACTGTCCTTGTCACAGCCTCCCACACAACTGCAATGGGTCGACTGGGAgtcctgttgctgctgctcccCTCGGCCTTTGTGTGCGCCTCTGCTGTACCGATCCATGATGCCGACTCTCAGCAGAACTCCTCCGGATTTCTGGGCCTTCAGAGTCTTCTTCAAAGCTTTAGTCGACTGTTCCTAAAAGTGAGTGATGGGGCAGAGAGATGGACCAGGCAGAAGACACGTAAGAAAGGgagcaaacagaaaagagagagctggagatgtgTCTCAGATGGGAGAGTGGTTGTCTAGCGTGTACAAAGCCCTGAGCTTGACGCCCTGCAACAATTAAaccggcactcaggaggtagaggacgGAGGAACAGGAGTCCAAAGCCGCCTTCCCCTACACaggaagttcgaggccagccaggaatacatGAGACTTTGGGAGTATAAGGTGGTGGAttgaacagacagacagggaacATGACAACACAAAATAGGAAGGGAAACTACTGGGTCTGTGGCTGAAAGCCCGGCAGGCACCCTAGCTAGAAGGTCCTGGATGTGGCCAAGGCTCACATGAAATCCcaacaggagaaaaaaacaagttcaaagccagcctaggcagcTTTCCtcaaaccctgtttcaaaatgtaACAAGAGGCAGGTCTGGCAACCCATGCACTTGGGAGAGCACAGTCAGGGCAATgactgaatttgaggccagtttgcTCTGCATAtggagttccaggtcaggcagagctacatagtgagacccaggcAAAGTAAATCAAAAAGAGGGGCTGGGGTTAAAGTGGCTGGggtggctcagaggtaaagcCACCAAACCAGGAGGTTGAGGGTATGGTTAAGGGGTTCAGGGCTTACCTAGTATGTGTGGGATGAGaggtagagggaaggggaggggaggtggtaaCCAGGACAGGTGATGAGCAGGAACAGCAAGGCACTGGGACAGAAAGACAGCTGGGGATTGGTGGCTAGAGGCTGTGGGGATCGGAGGACTGAAGGAGAAGGATGGGACTGGCATGGACAGCATCATTGTGGAAGGACAGCAGGTGTGCACACCATTTCCCTCTGGTCCTAGAATGACCTGCTACAAGACCTGGACaacttcttctcctcccccatgGACTTCCGAGACCTTCCTAGGAACTTCCATCAGGAACAGAACCAGGAGCACAGAATGGGAAACCATACCCTCTCCAGCCACCTACAGATAGACAAGGTAATCCGCAGGGCAGTCCTTCCTGAGTTCTCCCCACCACCTATCAAGCTGTTTTACCCGACAGGAGAGGGGAAGGTGAGGGAGGAAAGCGGGTTTGTTCTGACTCTCTTGTGCAACCCTCACAGATGACTGACAACCAGACAGGGGAGGTGCTCATCTCCGAGAAGGTGGTGGCTTCCATTGAGCCAGAAGTGAACCCAGAAGGCGACTGGAAGGTAAGGACCTCCCTTGCCCCCAGGTGTTAAGAAGTCAGCATTTTTCTATAGCTGAGGAAGTCCACTGTGCCATACTGTtagtttcctctctgcttctgtaataaaatactttagCCGAAAACGTgtagggaaggaaaggtttaCAGCCCATCACTTAGGGAAACTCATGGCATCATTTCCACTCTCAAGAgcaaacagagaaaaagacatatttgcttgttttgtcctGTCTTAGATGGTTCTGCCCACAATGTGCTGGGTCATCCTACATCCTAACAATCTTGATCTAGTTAATACCACATTCGGACTttcttctcaggtgattctaagCTGTGGCAAGTTGGCATTTAGAATTAGCCAGTTCACACTCCATACATGGTATATCCTTGAAATTCTGGGGCTCAGTGTGATGTGTCAAAAGGGATGGGTCAACGGGTACTTGAAAAGCTGAGGGTTGCCACGATTTTATGCAAAAGGCaagagtaggggttggggatttagctcagtggtagagcgcttgcctagcaagtgcaaggccctgggtttggtccccagctccgaaaaaaagaaaagaaaagaaaaaaaaaaaggcaagagtatctctgtgagttcaagaccaacctgatctacaaagcgAGTGCCAGGCCAGCTAGGACTTATGaggaccctgtgtcaaaacaaataTAAGCAGTCTACTTGTAAACTTCAGAAAGTGTTTTGGTCATTTGAGAAAGTTTTGGGTCTCTTAATGGCTTCATAAACCTTAGCATTCAAAAACTCCACCAATCTCAGAAGTATGGGTCCCATCTCAGtgggggtttggtttttgtttgggatTTGTGTGACAACCCATATACACATAGGAATGGCCAAGTAGGTATTGTCTTCCTAAATCCTCCTATTTATTAACTCTCTACTCATTATTttttctgagaacaggacctTACTATATAGTCCTAGCtgaccttggactcacagagatccccaactccctgactctgcctcctgtgtgttgAGATTGAAGGTCTACAGGCCTCTAGCTtattttttgagccagggtttcaaACTGTATCTGAAGCTTATCTTCAGTTAatctggctggccagaaagccccCAGAATCCTCcagtccctgcctccccagtgtagccattacaagcatgtgctacaTCTCCTGGCCACTACCTGAATGCTGGTGACCAGACTCAAGTTCTCATAGTTGGGCACAAGTACTTTACTGACAGAcccctttttgagatagggtctcactctgtagcttagactggctttgaactttcaatGCCCCTGCCTCAACCCACAGGTAGTTGGGAAAACAGGCCTTAACCATCAGGCCCAACTGAGGTCAGGGTAATTTCAAAACAggaatttggggttggggatttagctcagtggtagagcgcttgcctaggaagcgcaaggccctgggttcggtccccagctccgaaaaaaaaaaaaaaaaaaaaaaaaaaaaacaggaatttGGCATAGGCAGCCAGGAATTTAATGGCATAGGCACCAGGCAGCCTGGTGACACATCAGGTCTTTTGTTTTGCCTTACTttgggtgttttggtttggtttggtttgagacaggatctatctacgtagccctggctatcctggagctcgctttgtagtccatgctggccttcgactctgagatctgcctgcctctgcctgagtgccgactttaaaggcctgagccaccatacctggcataACTTAAGGCTTTTGACTTAGGGCGACCCAAGACTTCTGTGCCACCACCCAAATGCAGGGATCCCAAATGTGGACCAACAcacatttatcatttgtttttatttttcaagatgtcttagtcagggtttctattcctgcacaaaacctcatgaccaagaagcaagttggggaggaaagggtttattcagcttacactttcgcattgttgttcatcaccaaaggaggtcaggacaggaactcaagcaggtcaggaagcaggagctgatgcagaggccatggagggatgttactggcttgcttcctctggtttagcttgctttcttatagaacccaagaccaccagtccagggatagtaccacccacaaggggccctcccacccttgatccacttacaactggatctcatggaggcatttcctcaagagaggcttctttctctgtggtaactccagcttgtatcaaattgacacacaaaaccagccagtatagcgGTTTTTCTGTTTaaccctgactggcctcaaactcacagagatcctcctgcctctgctccatagtgctgggagtaaaggcaagcatcaccactgcccagtgaatggtttctttttaaaaaaattttttttctaatttttaaaaaatgtgttagcacatgagtgcagatgcacacaatggccagaagagggcaccagattccctgaGAGCTGGAATTACTGGAGCCAGGGAGATACTTGCCAGGGGTGTTCCTCTGCAGACACTAATGCATGCAAATGGCTCACATACCCAACACGCAGGCGTGCACAGGGAAACATACGATGAAATCATCTCTAAGGCAACAGCAGAAGTTTAAAAACAATCAAATCTGAgtgcgggagagatggctcagtagttaagagcactggctgctcttccaaaggatccaggttcagttcccagcacctacatggcaccagttccagggatctggtaccctcacactaacttacatgcaggcaaaacaccaatgcacataaaaaaaaatcttagataaTAAATTTATTACCGAAGAATGCATCAGGccagacagaaaacagaactgTCTACCCAAAAAGGGAATTTTAACCCAAAAGCACTAAGTGAGCTGAGATGTAGGTGGAATGGCCTAAACACCCTGGATGTGCTGTGTGGCATCTGAGGATCTCCCTGTGCCTCATTTCCAGGTGCCCAAAGTGGAGGCGAAAGAGGCCCTGGTGCCCGTGCAGAAGGCCACCGACAGTTTGCACCCAGAGCCCCGGCGGGTGGCTTTCTGGATTATGAAGATGCCAAGACGGAGGACCCAGCCAGATGTCCAGGACGGAAACCGCTGGCTCACAGAAAAGCGGCACCGCATGCAGGCCATCCGGGATGGGCTCCGCGGAGGCGCCCATGAGGACAACCTTGAGGAAGGGGTCCACGTGCCCCAACACGCCAAGGTGCCCATCCGAAAGACAcactttctctacatcttcagGCCATCCCAGCAGCTATAAGGTGGGGACCGCGTATCCCTGCATGTCCCACACCCTACCCCAACACCATATGGAAATAAAGTTTTTTCTTACATCTAGCACAGTCTCCTTTTGGTATCTCTTCCCAAACAGGCCAGGGATAACTACTCCATCCCACAATACACTCAGCTCTGCCCATGGCCAGCTCTTGCTCACATCTCATTGAGAACTGGGTCTCCTGTAGCACCATGAAACACCTGGTACTGAAGCCTTTGGTCCAGCCTGTCTGCCATCCCAAGTCCCAAGTcaccaaaatataattttttagatttttttacaaAATTACCCAAGACCTCACAAAAGGAAGAgcaaatattgaaaaattaatgttttaaatttatatatatgaaaattttgtctgcatgtatttctgtgcaccATATTTGtgcctggagaccagaagagagcatcagatctgcTGGGAGAGGAATTACAGATcttgtgagcggccatgtggtGTATGTAAAACCACACCAGCCATGAAGTCTGGTCAGGTAGAGCAGGTGGAGACCCGGAGACTCGGTGGGCACACGCCTGAGGCTTAGgcgactcccagctccctgccagattcctggcctggaacaagTGTCACGCTTCTCACACAAAAGAACCATGTCCTATGGTCACCTAGCCTCAAaacagttctccatgctaatgaggtacctagaagctgtagggcttagccaataagcttcctttcccagacactcctccctgccaaaggtatttaaCCTCAGGCTCACCCtaagaagtggggtacagttttatgCACCTGCTTTCTGCCATGggaataaactgtttagaaccatggactgacTCTTTTCATCAAGATACGCTGTGGGGAGCCATGAAGGCCTTCATCTACAGAGCCTAATATCCAGTAGAAGACctctctgtggggttggggatttagctcagtggtagagcacttgcctagaaagcgcaaggccctgggtttggtccccagctccgaaaaaaaaaaaaaagacctctctatgctcccagccacaaccaccaccaagacTGCCTCTGCCAACCTAAGGATAATCATCCCCATGAGACTAGCTGGagctccccttccctgtccccaacTGCCCCTGCCCAGGGGCTAGATGCagtccccgccccctcccctctcctcttccatgACTCCCAGATGTGCCAGGATTTCCAAGCATCTGAAAAACCCACAGCCCCACAGCCCCAGCCTTGTCACAGGCCTGGGACCCCAGAATGAGCTCTCACATCTCAGAACTCACTTTCCCACCCCAGAGCAGCTTCCCTTCAGCCCAGCACCAGCCCCAAGCGGCCTggcctgtggtggagcagacacAGGCCTACAATGTGGATTCTGGAAATCCATCCCAGGTGTTCTTGAAACCATCCATTGCTCTCAGTGATCTAGAGGGACAAAGCCAACAGGATCCAGAATGCACCACAACTGTCCTGAAAGCGTTTGGAAGTTCTTTCATCTAGACCAGGTGTCCTAGTTTGATTTCTACTGCCATGGTGAGCACTACGatcaaaacaacttggggagtatcgggtttatttcatcttgcgatagatcacagtccatcatcaagaAAAGCCAAGGTAGGTGTtcgaagcaggaactgaagcccaGTTTCCTTTTTCCCATACAACCCAGAAGCACCTTCCCAAGGGTGGTCTtgcccacagtgggatgggccCTCCTCCCACATCACtcatcaaccaagaaaatatCCCCACAGATTTGCATACAGGGCAATATGACAGCATTTTTTTCAGTAAAGGTTTTCAGGTGACTCTGGCTTTGGTCAAACTAAGCAGCCCACGGATGGGGTCTCATGGTCAGTAAGGTGAAAAAGACCTTGCCCtttttgcctctacctcctgagtattggtacaccaccatgcccagttcatGAGGTCATAGGGGTTGAATGAGGGCACCTTGGTGAAACCCCGTACCCTGAGCTACATGTCCAGCTCcttattacatgtatgtgtttttaaacAGCAAGGGGAAGGAAATCGAACAAATGATAGGGTATGCATGTGGAATTCAGGAGCCCTCCTTCCATcctatgggtcctggggattccGGGATGGGTAGCAAATGTTTTTACTCACTTTGTAATGCTGTCCAGTCTAggactgtatagaccaggctagctagTCTCATGTTCCTCCATCTTcctggccctgcctcctgagtgctcaccAAACaccactaaacaaacaaacaaacaaacaaaaatgctaaGCAGCTGGCCATGCTCTTAGTACCCATTCTGCAGACAGCATACGGGGATGAAGCCTGGGACCAGCACTCAGACTTTAGTTGTTGGACCTTTACAAGGGAAAGCAGACCCACAGACAAGGTGGAAAGTGCAACAAAAGGATCAGTTTTCTGGAGTGACAAGTGGATGAGAGATTGGAGTCTTCTGTTCTGTTCCAAATATCCTTGGGAGACAGAGCTCCCTCTCTACTGAcgttaaaaagcaaaaaccaaaaaaagaccctgtccctccttcctcgTAAATGAAAACGTTTGAATAGCCCAGCGTGATGGGCTAAGGCAGGGTGATTGCTTcaagtccgaggccagcctgggctacataactaGGCAATAAAtaggaaagtaaaataaattatttgggaAACAGTTTGGGTATGTATTAATGCCACAGGGCGGGGGCGGGGAACAATGGAGCGGAAGTGAGGGTGCGCCCCATTGTGACGGTGGCGGGCGAGCCAGACTCAAAATAAGATTGAAAGTACCCGGTTCAAAGACTGACAAGGGGTGAACAGGGTGTCCTTCGGTTGAATTCTCCCCTGCTCGGCCCTATTTTGCGAAGCAGAAGGGAAGGATTTAGTACCACAGAAGAAAACTCTCGATAATCTCGCACCATCACCGCTATTTCCCACCCCCACTAGTGCGCATGCGCTCATTTCTCTGATCTAAGCGGTCGTCCCGGGAAGTTCTACGCATGCGCGAGCTCGGGGTTCAAGGTAAGGGGAACCGCAGGCTCCCATCAACCCGGAGTGCGCTTGCGTGAATTCAAGAGCCTGAGAGGGCGGGACTTGAAGGAGGCTGGCTCATTTGCATTTCTGGCGGGAAAGGCGCGTGTGAACACGCTTCTTCTGTGCCAGTCGCAACCGCCGTTCGTCGAGGGTGGCCCTCAACTGAGTCCCGAGAGTCCCGACTCCAGGTACGCCCTGCCTGTGGCGACTTCGATGGCAGGTTACCCAGTAACATCTCCTGCCAGCTCCTTTAAAAACGACCCAAGTTCTGACCAAATCTCCGAAGTTCATGAAGTAACCCTCTGGgaagttttgttttgaggcagggtttctctgtgtagccctatagaccaggctggccttaaactcagagatccgcctgcccctACCTCCCGAGTACAGGAATTAAAGGTTCCCTCTGGAAAATCCTAGTGGCAACTTCGGAAATCCTGTCAGAATCTTGAAACTTCctgttgctttctgttgcttgttttcaACGACCTTAGGATCCTCATGCCTCAGTTTTAGGATCACAGCTCTCCCAGATATCCCCAACTACAATCTTCCAGAGCTTTTGAAACCTAATACttaagctgttttgtttttgtgagcagagcaggtgttttgttttgagatagggtttcttttgtgtagcttgattgtcctagaactagctctgtagaccaggctagcctgcctgcttcttcctcccaagtgctgggattaaagatgtccaCCACCACCGCCTGCCTTTTGTTTGGGtattggggtttttatttttatttttttatgagtattttaccagcatgcgtgtatgtgtgccaggtgtgtgcctgtgcagaccagaagagggtacagTATCCCTTTGAACTAAAATTACAAATGATtaggagctgccatgtgtgtaGTGAGGATCTAACCCATATCTATCTGGAAGAGTAAACTGTTagtcctcttaaccactaagccacctctccagggaCTCTTCTAGAGCTTCATTAAATTGCCCAGACTCTACTCAGAAACTTGGATCCTGCAGCCTCACCCTACCACGCCAGCAGCTAGGATCTTAGCTCATCAGAGTTTCCCTTAAAGACCTGCACAAGAACTATCTGATATTCTAGAAATTTGTCCTGAGTTCCCGTACAAgttccactggggaccctgaaATCCAGTGACACCCCAGAAATGCAGCCCTTGAATTCTAGTCCAGGGATCACTCTCGACTTCGTCCAGGTCTAAAACCcctcaagggggttggggatttagctcagtggtagagcgaaggccctgggttcagtccccagctcagaaaaaaaaaaaaaaaaaaaaaaaaaaccctcaagacACTCACCAGCAACCTGATCTCCCTTGTTCCTTAAGAATTTTCCCCTTGTCCCTTTCCTCTCGCCTTGTTCCTGAGTCTCTGAaaacctctcccttccctttggcCTCTGGGATGGgcagcaggaggatcaccactAGCTGAAGACTGGCCTAGTTTACACAGCCCACAAAGCTACAgctacataatatatatttaataagtccctgtctccaaaagtCAAATAATGTCTCCAGAACACATGCGGCTGCTGGAATCCAAGCAGAGTGTTGGTTGCATTCCCTGAGGAAAGGGTGATaacctttttctctcccctcagTGACACAGATACAGACTGGATTAGACCAGATTAAAAATAGATAAGGGCAGGTTCATTAGGAAGCATCCACCTCCACCGTCTCACACGTGGAGGTCAGTGAAGTCCCACATCCCAGCTAAGCTTAGCAAGGGGGTTTTATAAAGCTTAGGTGAGGAGTGATAGCCTGCCAGCTAGGAGCTGGGATTCTGTCCTTACATGGTCAAAGGCTGAGCCCCTGGGCGGGCACTTATGGGTGGGTGGCTggaaaatggagaggagaggtgagaacATGTTAGCCCGGAGTTTCCTCCTTGTGGGCAGAAGAGCAAAGGAGGTTTCTTGGCTTGagcaggggaggagcagggggttCCAGCCGAATCAAAGGGGTGACAAACAGAAGGAAACCCAAACCCTCTCTACCCTTGGCCCCCGGTGCCCTCTGAGTGTTAGGGTCTCTGTTGCCAAGCAGCTAGAGGAATTACTGATagtgcttccttttctcttgaaGGTGACTTATTTTGACTGGCCAGGCTGTAATAGAGGCAGGGCAGCACTGTCAGGGTGCAGAGGAGGGAGTCCCTGTGACCATAGAGGCCTGTGAAAGTCAAGTCCTAGATctaggaggggctggagggatggctcagtggttaagagcactgactgttcttccaggggtcctgagttcaaatcccagcaaccacatggtggctcccaaccatctgtaatgggatctgatgccctgttttggtgtgtctgaagacagcaacagtgtactctcatataatctttaaaaaggcGGGGAGCAGCAAGCCTGTGAATGATGCTGAATTCTTATGGCCACGGAGGGTAAGGGACATGGAGATGGCTGGTGGaggggaaaacaacaaaaagaggcagTGAACCTAGAGAGAAGGAtgagtggttaagagaacttgctgtttGTCTGCttgatgcctttaatcccagcactctgaagctggtggatctctgagttcaaggcctggctGGTATTCGTGGCCCAGGCCAGTCAGagatatacagagagaccctgtttggaaaagaaaagaaaaagaagctattgAAACGCTTACTACTCTTGCAAATGGCCCAGTTTTGATTCTTAGATggcacatggcagcttacaaccttctctaactccagttccaggggagtttatgccctcttctggccaccaaaGACACcagacataaacaaacacaaaacacatttttaaaaagacaggaagCAGGCCTAGTGACAGTGCTACACATTCTTGCCAAGGCAGAGATCACAAagtcaagcccagcctgggcatCTTAGGGTGGCTTTGTTTCTGAGTACAAAGAGGGCTAGGGTGTAGCTTAACGGTAGAATACAAGTGTGGAATTCATCATTAGTAGGTGCTGGGCCGGGGTTtggtagtagagcgcttgcctggaatCTATCAGTGGAAGATTgaaggtggctcagtgataaAAGTGACTGGAAGTACAGGAGAGCCCTCAAAGGCTGGAAGTCCAAACAGGATCCCACGGTCTGCCTCCAGGCACTATGGAAGCCTGTTCATTCGTAATCAGCTCCAGGTAGAGTGAAATGTTTCTAGagaacaggaggcaggaaggcaagaaGAGTCGTAAGCAGAGACCATAGTAGGAGCAGCAAACCACTTTACAAAATAGCACGCAGGTTAGAATTGCTAGAAGACACAGCGTGATTTAGGGAGAGAAAACTGCTGGCCCAGCCACACATTGCCTCTGCTGCTACACCCAAGCAGGCTCTGACCCAAGGAAGCAACGGCCACACAGGTCAAATCTGCAGCCTATCAGAATGGACTGGAATCTAGCAGGATGCTGGGTCATGGGCCACAGAGAACAAGGTGGGCCTGAGGCGGGACTGTGAAGAAGCCCAGAAGAGTAC
Encoded proteins:
- the Dkkl1 gene encoding dickkopf-like protein 1; translated protein: MGRLGVLLLLLPSAFVCASAVPIHDADSQQNSSGFLGLQSLLQSFSRLFLKNDLLQDLDNFFSSPMDFRDLPRNFHQEQNQEHRMGNHTLSSHLQIDKMTDNQTGEVLISEKVVASIEPEVNPEGDWKVPKVEAKEALVPVQKATDSLHPEPRRVAFWIMKMPRRRTQPDVQDGNRWLTEKRHRMQAIRDGLRGGAHEDNLEEGVHVPQHAKVPIRKTHFLYIFRPSQQL